One region of Halomicrobium sp. LC1Hm genomic DNA includes:
- the dph2 gene encoding diphthamide biosynthesis enzyme Dph2, which produces MSQDRSEGDLRATGLALKHDREWDYELDRIVEEVADRDAETVGLQFPEGLKRRGPAVADDLRDELPDDTQVMISGQPCYGACDLDTYLMRRTDVFVHFGHSPMKESDKIIYVPLFSNVDVFPIMEQALESELPAPDEDPEVGLVTTAQHMNKFDEMRSWLEERDYEVHTRKGDDRLTHEGQVLGCNYASAEVDADQILYVGGGKFHPLGLAMEHPDKKVVIADPVNNAVHVADTEKFMKQRYASVHKAMDAERWGVIFCTKIGQGRWDQATEIVENNDDAYLITMDEVTPDRLTNFGMDAYVNTGCPRITTDDGPQFKKPMLTPQEYRIAIGEEDLEELAFDTFHGTW; this is translated from the coding sequence ATGAGTCAGGACCGCAGCGAGGGGGACCTCCGGGCGACTGGGCTCGCTCTCAAGCACGACCGCGAGTGGGACTACGAACTCGACCGCATCGTCGAGGAGGTCGCCGACCGCGACGCAGAGACCGTCGGACTCCAGTTCCCGGAAGGGCTGAAGCGCCGCGGACCGGCCGTCGCCGACGACCTCCGGGACGAACTCCCAGACGACACGCAGGTGATGATCTCGGGCCAGCCCTGTTACGGGGCCTGTGACCTGGACACGTATCTGATGCGCCGGACCGACGTGTTCGTTCACTTCGGCCACTCCCCGATGAAGGAGTCGGACAAGATCATCTACGTGCCGCTGTTCTCGAACGTCGACGTGTTCCCGATCATGGAGCAGGCCCTCGAATCGGAGCTTCCCGCTCCCGACGAGGACCCCGAGGTCGGGCTCGTGACGACGGCTCAGCACATGAACAAGTTCGACGAGATGCGCAGCTGGCTCGAAGAACGCGACTACGAGGTCCACACCCGCAAGGGCGACGATCGACTGACCCACGAGGGGCAGGTGCTCGGGTGCAACTACGCCAGCGCCGAGGTCGACGCCGACCAGATCCTCTACGTCGGCGGTGGGAAGTTCCACCCGCTCGGGCTGGCGATGGAACACCCCGACAAGAAGGTCGTCATCGCCGACCCGGTCAACAACGCCGTCCACGTCGCCGACACGGAGAAGTTCATGAAACAGCGGTACGCCTCGGTCCACAAGGCGATGGACGCCGAGCGATGGGGCGTCATCTTCTGTACGAAGATCGGACAGGGTCGCTGGGACCAGGCGACCGAGATCGTCGAGAACAACGACGACGCCTACCTCATCACCATGGACGAGGTGACGCCGGACCGCCTGACGAACTTCGGGATGGACGCCTACGTCAACACGGGCTGTCCGCGGATCACGACCGACGACGGCCCGCAGTTCAAGAAGCCGATGCTCACCCCCCAGGAGTACCGCATCGCCATCGGTGAGGAGGACCTGGAGGAACTCGCCTTCGACACCTTCCACGGCACCTGGTGA
- a CDS encoding ATP-binding protein: MDSEGGDDTADASTRHLEALQDLTSAMADGDGAVEERIERVLEVGCQHLGYPSGYLSAVTGDEYEIAVAVGENAADAVGDTSPLAETYCRHTLSDGGLYTILDVGESAPDDPAYDRWGLETYVGVPIEVDSETYGTLCFGDSSDPRSTLDPWQGVLLDTLRQWVESELEREQIASLRDRNERLLEATFDSPNVFAGILDPDGTVLRANETALSFAGVDIDDVRGRPFPETPWWNHDDEQRAQCRDAIERAERGETVEFEGTHVGADGTRIETAVTVRPVYDDGAVSEIVAEGLDITDLQNRKEQMDFFNGILRHDILNGMNVVRARAERLESELDGELNDHAQTILEWSDDIVELTQKVRSVLSTLSEDGLTDPEPVDLRAMLEAAATRPTSADQHCSVSIDVPAVTVAGDELLDDVFANVMLNAVEHTESSPSIEVTATESAETVQVRIADDGPGIPPERRPSVFERGARRSGSSGTGFGLYFVDVMVDSYGGSVWIEESDRGGTAVVIELPRAG, translated from the coding sequence ATGGACTCCGAGGGCGGTGACGACACGGCCGACGCGTCGACGCGTCACCTCGAAGCGCTACAGGACCTCACGTCGGCGATGGCCGACGGGGACGGGGCCGTCGAAGAGCGCATCGAGCGCGTCCTCGAAGTCGGCTGCCAGCACCTCGGGTACCCGAGCGGATACCTCTCGGCAGTCACCGGCGACGAGTACGAGATCGCCGTCGCGGTCGGCGAAAACGCGGCCGACGCCGTCGGCGATACCTCGCCACTCGCCGAGACGTACTGCCGACACACGCTGTCTGACGGGGGTCTGTACACGATTCTCGATGTCGGTGAGAGCGCGCCGGACGATCCGGCCTACGACAGGTGGGGTCTGGAGACGTACGTCGGCGTCCCGATCGAGGTCGACAGCGAGACTTACGGGACGCTCTGTTTCGGGGACTCGTCGGACCCGAGATCGACGCTGGATCCCTGGCAGGGAGTGCTCCTCGATACGCTTCGACAGTGGGTCGAGTCGGAACTGGAACGCGAGCAGATCGCGTCGCTGCGGGATCGCAACGAACGACTCCTCGAAGCGACGTTCGACTCCCCGAACGTCTTCGCCGGGATCCTCGACCCGGACGGAACGGTGCTCCGTGCAAACGAGACGGCGCTCTCTTTCGCCGGGGTCGACATCGACGACGTGCGTGGCCGCCCCTTCCCGGAGACGCCCTGGTGGAACCACGACGACGAACAGCGGGCGCAGTGTCGCGACGCGATCGAGCGAGCCGAGCGCGGTGAGACCGTCGAGTTCGAGGGAACGCACGTCGGGGCCGACGGCACTCGCATCGAGACGGCCGTCACGGTCCGGCCGGTGTACGACGACGGAGCCGTCTCGGAGATCGTCGCGGAGGGGCTGGACATCACCGACCTGCAAAACAGGAAAGAGCAGATGGACTTCTTCAACGGGATCCTCCGACACGACATTCTCAACGGGATGAACGTCGTCCGGGCGCGGGCCGAGCGGCTCGAATCCGAGCTCGACGGGGAGCTCAACGACCACGCACAGACGATCCTGGAGTGGAGCGACGACATCGTCGAGCTGACCCAGAAGGTCCGATCGGTGCTGTCGACGCTGTCCGAAGACGGTCTGACAGACCCGGAACCGGTCGATCTGCGAGCGATGCTCGAAGCGGCGGCGACTCGGCCGACGAGCGCGGACCAGCACTGCTCGGTGTCGATCGACGTGCCGGCCGTGACCGTCGCTGGCGACGAACTCCTCGACGACGTGTTCGCCAACGTCATGCTCAACGCCGTCGAGCACACTGAATCGTCGCCGTCGATCGAGGTGACCGCGACCGAGAGCGCGGAGACGGTACAGGTCCGCATCGCGGACGACGGCCCGGGAATTCCGCCCGAACGGCGACCGTCGGTGTTCGAACGCGGTGCCCGGCGAAGCGGGTCGAGTGGCACCGGGTTCGGACTGTACTTCGTGGACGTGATGGTCGACTCCTACGGCGGCTCGGTCTGGATCGAAGAGAGCGACCGGGGTGGGACCGCCGTCGTGATCGAGCTGCCCCGTGCCGGATAG
- the aglJ gene encoding S-layer glycoprotein N-glycosyltransferase AglJ, with product MADRDDVCVLVPTYNEAATIGDVVASFVGQGFEHVLVIDGGSDDGTRELAADAGARVVEQSGTGEGSGKGQAVREALDRYVEQPYVLMLDGDATYRPDEADRLLEPLFDGRAEHVIGNRFADMEPGAMTRLNQIGNGIINTAFSVIHGRDLTDILTGYRAFTLESVRQFDLTADGFGIETEMAVECVKQGVSTTVVPITYQTRPNDSETNLDPFSDGAVIILTLYRMAKTNNPLFYFGSVGVVSALSGVVLAIYVAYEWFVVGISHEVIALVAASGLLFGIQLLMFGVLSDMIVALNREQTRRLSEIARQVGDESTAADVADDAEPSAEGESDGERASSTGRP from the coding sequence ATGGCCGATCGAGACGACGTGTGCGTTCTCGTCCCGACGTACAACGAGGCGGCGACGATCGGCGATGTCGTCGCCTCGTTCGTCGGACAGGGGTTCGAGCACGTACTCGTGATCGACGGCGGTTCCGACGACGGCACGCGCGAACTCGCCGCCGACGCCGGTGCGAGAGTCGTCGAGCAATCCGGCACCGGCGAGGGGTCCGGAAAGGGCCAGGCCGTGCGTGAAGCGCTCGACCGCTACGTCGAACAGCCCTACGTCCTCATGCTCGACGGCGACGCCACCTACCGGCCCGACGAGGCCGATCGACTGCTGGAGCCGCTGTTCGACGGGCGCGCGGAGCACGTCATCGGGAACCGCTTCGCAGACATGGAGCCCGGCGCGATGACCCGACTGAACCAGATCGGCAACGGGATCATCAACACGGCATTCTCGGTGATCCACGGCCGGGATCTGACGGACATCCTCACGGGCTATCGCGCGTTCACCCTGGAGTCGGTCAGGCAGTTCGACCTGACCGCCGACGGGTTCGGGATCGAGACGGAGATGGCCGTCGAGTGCGTCAAACAGGGGGTCTCGACGACGGTCGTGCCGATCACCTACCAGACCCGTCCGAACGACTCGGAGACGAATCTGGACCCGTTCAGCGACGGTGCGGTGATCATTCTGACGCTGTACCGGATGGCAAAGACGAATAATCCCCTGTTCTATTTCGGGAGCGTCGGCGTGGTGAGCGCACTGTCCGGGGTCGTGCTGGCGATCTACGTCGCCTACGAGTGGTTCGTCGTCGGCATCTCCCACGAGGTGATCGCGCTCGTCGCCGCCTCCGGGCTGCTCTTTGGCATCCAGTTGCTCATGTTCGGCGTGCTCTCGGACATGATCGTCGCGCTGAACCGCGAACAGACCCGGCGGCTGAGCGAGATCGCACGCCAGGTCGGCGACGAGTCGACCGCCGCCGACGTAGCCGACGACGCGGAGCCGAGCGCGGAGGGAGAATCCGACGGGGAGCGGGCCAGTTCGACCGGCCGCCCCTAG
- a CDS encoding helix-turn-helix domain-containing protein, whose product MSSTFSPEPDETCQVVESFDLIGSKWRLAVLYELLDGEQRFNELKRETGTSSRTLSRVLDDLQDRSFVDRRVEEAAPVATYYTLTEKGEALAPVFEEIGDWADEWLDDAVATPEIETQ is encoded by the coding sequence ATGTCATCCACGTTTTCCCCGGAGCCAGACGAGACCTGCCAGGTCGTCGAATCGTTCGACCTGATCGGATCGAAGTGGCGGCTGGCGGTGCTGTACGAACTGCTCGACGGCGAACAGCGGTTCAACGAACTCAAGCGAGAGACCGGCACCAGTTCCCGAACCCTCTCGCGGGTCCTCGACGACCTGCAGGACCGTTCCTTCGTCGACCGGCGCGTCGAGGAGGCCGCGCCGGTCGCGACCTACTACACGCTGACCGAGAAGGGCGAGGCGCTCGCGCCGGTGTTCGAGGAGATCGGCGACTGGGCCGACGAGTGGCTCGACGACGCCGTCGCGACGCCGGAGATCGAGACGCAGTGA